The region CGACTGGTGGAAGCCCGACGCCCTACTGGTGCCTGTCGGAGACCGTTCGGCTGTTTCATCTGGTGATATCTGTGCTAGAAGCCCTTGTTCTCCGGGGTATTTGTGAGAAAGGAAGTAGGTATTCAAACCCTAGTTTAATAACTTTGATAGTTTGATCTGTTAGGCTGTTAGCGATTATGTGATATTCTGGATTTCTGGTGGGAGCACTGACTCGTTGCATTACTTGTAATCTTGCATACTTGTTAGCGATTTTGTGATATTCTATTAttctgtgaatctgtgatatTCTGGTGGGAGCACTGACTCGTCGCATACTTGTTAGTTGTTAGCGATTTTGTGATATTCTATTAttctgtgaatctgtgatatTCTGGTGGGAGCACTGACTCGTTTCATGTTTCTTTCAAACCCTAgttgaataaaatagatttggaATTTTAACAATTTACAAACCCTAGTTTGATAACTTAATCAGTTATCATATACTGGTGGTCAAGTGGAAGCCCTGTTTATAGAAATCCTGATAATGATGGACTAGGAATTGGGAAACAATTgctgtatattaatattacagTCTCCCAAtctgaaattaaaatttgaaaattgaaacccTGAATCTGGATTTCTTTGTCTAGTACTCTAGAGTCTAGACTCTAGTCAAGTTTATGGATGTATGCCCTTAAATGTATTCTCAAtaaatttcctaataaaataattgtgttCTTGGAAAATGATGACACAAAATGTGTGTGATTCTAGAACTTTATGTGTAATTGTATGACTGACTGAGACACTGAGTGACTGTCTGTCACTCTGGCTCTGTCCATTCTTCTTTGTGATTGAATCCCAATACTGTCTGTACTGATACTTAGCCATATTTTAGATGGATAATATCAGTACTCCTGGTAGTCAACCACCCAATTCTTCAATTGTGGAACCTACAGTGGTGGAAGCCCAAACTGTTGAGGCTAATAATCAACAGAATGAGCAACCTCCTGCTGCAGTTTCTgggaagaagaggaaagagGTTGAGTCCAGATCCAGAGTATGGGATCATTATGTGAGAATAAAAGACAGTAACAATATTACTATACAAGCAAAGTGTGTTTATTGTGCAAAAGTGTACAAGTGTGAGTCCAAGAGACATGGTACATCTTCCTTAATAGCCCATATGCTAAGCTGTTTGAAAAACCCTCACTCCAAGGATACTAGGCAGTCCCTTTTAACCTTTCAAGCAGTTAATACCCCTGAGTCATCTGAAACTACTGTGGGAGAAATTGGGTGCTGGGTATTTAACCAAGACTTAATTAGGAGGGCCTTGGTTAAAATGATAATCATAGATGAACTGCCTTTTAGATTTGTTGAGGGTTTAGGTTTCAGGATGTTCATTGCTGTTGCTTGCCCTAGGTTTATAGTTCCATCTAGATGGACTATAAGTAGGGACATCCTAGTGGTCTATGAAGAGGAGAGATTGAAATTGAAGGCCTTTTTAAGGGAAACCAGTCATAGGGTTAGCATTACCACTGATTCTTGGACATCAATCCAAAGGATTAACTACATGGTTGTGACTGCCCATTTCATTGATTCAGAGTGGAAGCTgcataaaaaaatcatagcctTTGTCCCTGTTACATCTCACAAAGGGGAGTATCTTGCAAAAGCCCTAGAAACATGTTTGCTGGAGTGGGGGCTTAGGAATGTTTTTAGTGTTACTGTGGATAATGCCTCGTCTAATGACACTGCTATGGGGtttcttaagaaaaaaattgtgtCTTGGGGTACATCAACTGTGAAGGCTAAGTATATTCACATGAGATGCATTGCTCATATCCTTAACTTGGTTGTTCAAGATGGCTTGAAGGAGTGTGATAGTTCTGTGAAAAAAGTTAGGGAGGTTGTTAGATATGTTAGGAATTCACCTGCCAGGCTAAAGAAGTTCAGGGACTTGGCTGATTTGTTAGGAATTGAGCAAAGGTCTTCTTTGTGTCTAGATGTTCCAACCAGATGGAACTCTACATATTTGATGTTACAATCTGCTTTGACTTATCAGAAAGTCTTTGAATCTTGTGAAGAGTCTGATAGTTCTTTCAAATCTGACTTGGGTGATTCTGTGCCTAATTTTATGGACTGGGAGTCTGTGAGCAGTTTGGTGGagttgttgaaatgtttttatgatatgacAATCAGAATTTCTGGTTCTTTATATGTGACAGCTAACACATTTTTCAGTGAGATTTCTGATttgtattgtattttaaatGGAATGGTGGAAGCTGGTGGGGCAGTGAGCTTAATGGGGAGAAATATGAAAGCAAAATTTGAGAAGTATTGGGGTGATATAGACAAGATGaatcttatgattttctttgCAAACATTCTAGACCCCAGGGATAAATTAGAGTATATGCCTACTCAAATTAATCATATGTATGGTGAGGAGAAAGGTAAACCATACTATGTTAAAGTGCTTGCTGGtttgaatgagttatttgatGATTATTCTGTTCTTGCCACTTCTTCTGTTTCTGGTTCTTCTGTGTCTGCTGCTGTTGGTAGTGCTTCTTCTGTGAGTTCTGTCAGTTCTGTGTCTGTTGGAAGGCCACAGCATTTACTCAAGtcccaaattaaaaaacaaagattgGAATCTGGGAGTAAGAAAAAAACTGAACTGGATATCTACTTGAGTGAGGCAATAGTTGAGGAGGAAAACTCCTTTGATATTCTGAGATGGTGGAAGATAAATGCTGAGAGGTTTCCCAACCTTTCTAAGCTTGCTAGGGATGTCCTAGCTATTCCAATCTCAACTGTTGCCTCTGAGTCTGCCTTCAGTACATCTGGGAGAGTATTGGATCCTTTTAGGAGTTCATTAACTCCAAAAATTGTGGAAGCTTTGGTGTGTACCCAGGATTGGCTTAGACTGCCCAATACTCCTCTATGTATTGAGGAAAATCTTGAAGAACTGGAGAGGTTTGAAAAAGGTAATTGTTTTAcacttaatttctttttgttgttttacagttttatattcatattttgcatttaataatttacatttcTTATTTTGCAGAGTTAGTTGATGGTGGAAGTGGAAGGAATTTTGATCCTACACTGGCTACAATTCCTGTAATGTTATTCTTTATCATTACTTGTGTCTCCATTCTAATTAATTGTCAATTTACTCAATTTCATTCTAAAATCTAATCTCAGTTGGTATTTTTTGAGGCCATGGTAACTATGTGTTATTAGTTGCTGGCTTGAAtgagttgaatccttgattgcaCTGGTCCGCTGTAAGTATGGTACTCTGCAACTGTAATTCTGTAAGACAGTAAGAGTGTAAGGCTTGGTAACTTTTTGTAAGTTGCCGCCTTATTTAACTCTGTTACTCTATTCTGTTTGTCCCTTTTATCAGTTTATGTGGCAAATGGCAATGATGAAGCTTCCACCTATAATCTGAAAAGAAGGATTAAGTTGGCATGTTGCTCTATATTTATTGAAGCAATTTGCCCTTAATTCAAAATTGATAGGAAACAATGCTTACTGAGCCAAAATTCTAACTTCCAAGTATTATacaattgtgttgtaattgttttcagttttcacttttcactaacttgtaagttgtaacaattTACAGGAAGAAGAGTAGGACTAACTGTTGCTGGGGCTGTGCACTAACTGAGTAACTGTTGCAGTGTTGCTGACTTGCTGTATCTGTAATTCTGTATTGTTATAAGcttcaaatttcaaagtatcATGATATGATGTATTCTCTTTTGGTCTGTAATAAGTAATTAAGTATCAAAGTATGATGTATCTATGATTTTTGACAATTTCTCTTTTGGTCTGTAATAAGTCATAATTtgtagttataacttataacttataagttataacttaGAATCAGACAACTtagtaaagtttttaattggttttcagttttcacattttttttgcatatattcTCAATCCGAATATAGGTCGgataaccgaccgaaccgaCCAATCCGAAATCCGATCGGAGAAGGCTCCCGTCCGTCCGAACCGAACCGATCCGTCCGCTGCACACCCCTAATTGTTCCCAGTAACGATCTTTGCTTCAACCACGTGATCCGATAACCTTGTAATGACCAGCCTTGTTCCATTACATAGTCCAAGTGAATGATCTATGTTCCTCAAAAGCATTACGGGAGATCCCACCTTTAAAGTTAACGCATGGTTCGGTATTCCTGAAGCTTTAAGACCATTGAGAAACTTCGGAGTGTGCATGTCAGACAGTATCCCATTACTTGAATCAGACTTACAAACTGTGTCGCAACTTAGGTAAGTCTTGTTCTCGGCAATATGCATGTCACTCATATATTCATTAATGGAATGGACTACATCAAGTGTGGGCGCCAAAATTGCCCGACTTTTCATGTATTCATTGTCACACCCTAATTCCTTGAACATGGGAAAGATACTATCAACAATTGTTGCTATATTGTCACCATCGGATGACAATAACATCTCTGATGGGATTTTGACATTTGAATATCCATCATTGGGTCCTCCTAATTGACCATCACCAATTTCCGCTAACCATGTTGCGAATTCTTGAACTTGTTGCATGTTCACTCCAGGTTCCCGTGTATTAAGACGGAGATTCTTTGTTAACCTCAATGCTTTGCATGATTCCCACAAGTAAGAAGAGTTGATTGTTGCTTGAACAATATCTTGCCTTGACCCTTTCGGGATCACTAGTAGAATTTGTCTGAAATCACCTCCAAATACAACTGTCTTACCTCCAAAAGTTTTACTCTCACTGTGCGCATCTTTAAACCTCATGAGATCGCGCATTGTTCTATCAAGAGCTTCGAAGCAGTGTTTGTGCATCATGGATGCTTCATCCCATATAATTAGTTTTGCCATGGGGTAATAAGTTCAGCGAGATGGCTTCCTTGAGTAATGTTGCATGTAGAATCTTCAGTCAAAACAATGGGTATTGCAAACCGTGAGTGGGCGGTTCTTCCACCTGGTAATAGCAATGAGGCGATACCACTTGATGCAACATTTAATACAATGTCTCCATTGGATCTGATCTTTGCCGATATTGCCTTCCAAACAAATGTTTTCCCTGTACCGCCATATCCATAGACGAAATACATACCACCATGTTGTTGCAAGACATCGTTTATGATTGTATCATATACAACTTTTTGTTCATCAGTTAATTGCTTTTCCATTTGTTGGCTTTCATGATGTAATGCATTGCGATCATACGACAGTTCATCAAAGAGCAGTCGATTGTCTGCCAGAAATGCGTCCTGAAAGTTTGGAAGTGGCATTTGAGGAAAGTCTTTTAAAGACTTATTGTACATTTGTAACAATCGCTCTATTTCAATCAATCCgaaattcttcttttcttcatcaGATAAGCACAAACCTGTGTGtgaacattttaaaaatgatataaagCAACTGTTGTCATAAATAATACAAAACGTAATTTGTAGATCACATGAAAGTATTTATATCCATACCTTCATCCTGCAACGCTAACCGCCTGTTATATTGTGCATCCTCAGCTAAGTAGTGCCATACTTCATTCCACACATTTTCAGGCCTATTGACCATTTTGGATGTAAGTAAAATGACAAATAGTTTACGCATTGCTTTGGCAGTGGACCAGTGACTTGCTTCAGTAATTGCAGCAATGTATTCATTATCATCGTCTAACAATCCCCTTACATAACATGCATCTCGAAAACTTGTGTATGTGACACCTTGAAACTACTTTATGTCTTCAAAATTGGTTGGACCTCGAACAAGATTGAGCAGACATCTCAAGTAATATATCTCACCGCTTCCTGGAGGCACGTAAAATATGCGACCAATTGAGAATCCCCTTTTCCATGGATGCCATTGTCTTAGGTCTTTTTTCCACACAAACTTTGTTGGCATGTCAATGTAAGCCAACACTTTAGCGGACTCATATGTCTTGTTAGCGTCAAACCAAGCAGTGAACATGCTATGACTTATTGTCGGTCTATTAAGGACGTTTTGTATCTTGTCATCGTCCTCAAATATAATAGACTGACAGTCAGGGAGGTGAAAGCTTAATCTTTCGACAGAAGGGTGTCTGAATTGCACATCGAAGCTAAGTAGTCGCTATGCAGCCTCACATGCAGATATGTAGCGACAATCATAATACATACTGATCTCGTCCATAGAATCGGTTGAGCCATCAATAGTTGTACTCTTATAAAACTCCGT is a window of Ipomoea triloba cultivar NCNSP0323 chromosome 11, ASM357664v1 DNA encoding:
- the LOC115995964 gene encoding uncharacterized protein LOC115995964, which translates into the protein MVNRPENVWNEVWHYLAEDAQYNRRLALQDEGLCLSDEEKKNFGLIEIERLLQMYNKSLKDFPQMPLPNFQDAFLADNRLLFDELSYDRNALHHESQQMEKQLTDEQKVVYDTIINDVLQQHGGMYFVYGYGGTGKTFVWKAISAKIRSNGDIVLNVASSGIASLLLPGGRTAHSRFAIPIVLTEDSTCNITQGSHLAELITPWQN